From Streptomyces yatensis, one genomic window encodes:
- the pepN gene encoding aminopeptidase N, whose translation MSVLTREEAQIRARLIEVHRYTIDLDLTRGEELFGSTTTIRFSARQAGADTFAELAPAAVHRAVLDGRELDLTGDIAEALADGRLPLTGLTEGEHELRVETDMRYSHTGEGMHRFTDPADGETYLYTMCCMADANDVFAAFDQPDLKAVFDVRVTAPPQWTVLGNGIATRVGAPEEGRWQLAPTPPISTYLMALAAGPYHSVRTEHAGLPFGLHVRRSLAPYLEADADELFDITRRCFDRYHEIFEEPYPFDSYDQAFVPEFNSGAMENPGLVTFRDEFVFRSAVTDAERQTRAMVIAHEMAHMWFGDLVTMTWWDDIWLNESFAEYMGYQILTETTRYTDTWADFGVRRKNWGYDADQRPSTHPVAPEPELVPDTAAARLNFDGISYAKGASALRQLVTWLGEKTFLDGINDHFTRHRFGNATLADFIDSLARASGRDVHAWADRWLRTTGVDTLAPVVTAGGGRWSAEIRHQGGGPDGDAPTRRPHRIAIGLYDHAPAAPHQLVLRERVEADLDGAEPALSLSFTGPRPDLLLLNDGDLTYTKIRLDPGSWKAVHRALSGLPDAVSRAVVWNAARDMVRDGDLPPAEFLEAARAHLPHETDIAIVQGVLAFARTQIADRYLPADRRPAALAAIRATCRDLLRRTEDGTGAGLRLAAVRTFIGSATDPAELTDWLDGDSVPGGPALDPELRWQTLGRLAVLGAVGPAHIDAELARDSSATGQEGAARCRAALPDAAAKEAAWQTLFAPDRDDQGTELSNYLVTATLAGFWQPEHHDVLADYVPRYFPAAVTLGTRRGPAIADTVARFGFPSTVDAETLRRGEECLANPDALPALRRRLADQLDDLRRALHVREKQSE comes from the coding sequence ATGTCCGTACTGACGCGCGAGGAAGCGCAGATCCGAGCCCGCCTGATCGAGGTCCACCGCTACACCATCGACCTCGACCTCACCCGCGGGGAGGAGCTCTTCGGCTCCACCACGACCATCCGCTTCAGCGCGCGCCAGGCGGGCGCGGACACCTTCGCCGAGCTCGCGCCGGCCGCGGTCCACCGTGCCGTACTCGACGGCCGCGAGCTCGACCTCACCGGCGACATCGCCGAGGCGCTCGCGGACGGCCGGCTTCCGCTCACCGGCCTCACCGAGGGCGAGCACGAGCTGCGCGTCGAGACGGACATGCGCTACTCCCACACCGGCGAGGGCATGCACCGCTTCACCGACCCCGCCGACGGCGAGACGTACCTCTACACCATGTGCTGCATGGCGGACGCGAACGACGTCTTCGCCGCGTTCGACCAGCCCGACCTCAAGGCCGTCTTCGACGTCCGCGTCACCGCCCCGCCCCAGTGGACCGTGCTCGGCAACGGCATCGCCACCCGCGTCGGCGCCCCCGAGGAGGGCCGCTGGCAGCTCGCGCCCACCCCGCCCATCAGCACCTATCTGATGGCCCTGGCCGCCGGACCGTACCACTCGGTGCGCACCGAGCACGCCGGGCTGCCCTTCGGGCTGCACGTCCGCCGCTCCCTCGCGCCCTACCTCGAGGCCGACGCCGACGAGCTCTTCGACATCACCCGGCGCTGCTTCGACCGCTACCACGAGATCTTCGAGGAGCCGTACCCCTTCGACTCCTACGACCAGGCGTTCGTCCCCGAATTCAACAGCGGCGCCATGGAGAACCCGGGCCTGGTCACCTTCCGCGACGAATTCGTCTTCCGCTCCGCCGTCACCGACGCCGAGCGCCAGACCCGCGCCATGGTCATCGCCCATGAGATGGCCCATATGTGGTTCGGCGACCTCGTCACCATGACGTGGTGGGACGACATCTGGCTGAACGAGTCCTTCGCGGAGTACATGGGCTACCAGATCCTCACCGAGACCACCCGCTACACCGACACCTGGGCCGACTTCGGCGTCCGCCGCAAGAACTGGGGCTACGACGCCGACCAGCGCCCCTCCACCCACCCGGTCGCCCCCGAGCCCGAGCTGGTCCCCGACACCGCCGCCGCCCGGCTCAACTTCGACGGCATCTCCTACGCCAAGGGCGCCTCCGCGCTGCGCCAGCTCGTCACCTGGCTCGGCGAGAAGACGTTCCTCGACGGCATCAACGACCACTTCACGAGGCACCGCTTCGGCAACGCCACCCTCGCCGACTTCATCGACTCGCTCGCCCGCGCCTCCGGCCGCGACGTCCACGCCTGGGCCGACCGCTGGCTGCGCACCACCGGTGTCGACACCCTCGCCCCCGTCGTCACCGCGGGCGGCGGCCGCTGGAGCGCCGAGATCCGCCACCAGGGCGGCGGCCCGGACGGCGACGCCCCCACGCGCCGCCCGCACCGCATCGCCATCGGCCTCTACGACCACGCGCCCGCCGCCCCGCACCAGCTGGTCCTGCGCGAACGCGTCGAGGCCGACCTCGACGGCGCCGAGCCCGCCCTCAGCCTCTCCTTCACCGGGCCCCGCCCCGATCTGCTGCTGCTCAACGACGGCGACCTCACCTACACCAAGATCCGGCTCGACCCCGGCTCCTGGAAGGCCGTCCACCGCGCCCTGTCCGGCCTCCCCGACGCCGTCAGCCGCGCCGTGGTCTGGAACGCCGCCCGCGACATGGTGCGCGACGGCGACCTCCCGCCCGCCGAGTTCCTCGAGGCCGCCCGCGCCCATCTGCCGCACGAGACCGACATAGCGATCGTCCAGGGCGTCCTGGCCTTCGCCCGCACCCAGATCGCCGACCGCTACCTCCCCGCCGACCGGCGCCCCGCCGCCCTGGCCGCCATCCGCGCCACCTGCCGCGATCTGCTGCGCCGCACCGAGGACGGCACCGGGGCCGGGCTGCGGCTCGCCGCCGTGCGCACCTTCATCGGCAGCGCCACCGACCCGGCCGAGCTCACCGACTGGCTCGACGGCGACAGCGTCCCCGGCGGCCCCGCCCTCGACCCCGAACTGCGCTGGCAGACCCTCGGCCGGCTCGCCGTCCTCGGCGCCGTCGGCCCCGCCCACATCGACGCCGAACTCGCCCGCGACTCCAGCGCCACCGGCCAGGAGGGCGCCGCCCGCTGCCGGGCCGCCCTGCCCGACGCCGCCGCCAAGGAGGCAGCGTGGCAGACCCTCTTCGCCCCTGACAGGGACGACCAGGGGACCGAACTCTCCAACTACCTCGTCACCGCGACCCTCGCCGGCTTCTGGCAGCCCGAGCACCACGACGTCCTGGCCGACTACGTGCCGCGCTACTTCCCGGCCGCCGTCACCCTGGGCACCCGCCGCGGCCCCGCCATCGCCGACACCGTCGCCCGCTTCGGCTTCCCGAGCACCGTGGACGCCGAAACCCTGCGACGGGGCGAGGAATGCCTCGCGAACCCCGACGCCCTCCCCGCCCTCCGCCGCCGCCTCGCCGACCAACTCGACGACCTGCGCCGCGCCCTGCACGTACGAGAGAAGCAGAGCGAATAA
- a CDS encoding pyridoxal phosphate-dependent decarboxylase family protein: MPVPASGTARLLAGGQGGPGVLRPMVDTVLDALAHGAADRGGPLPAGGPAAVDRRIRGAARPLIPDEGEGPHHALRTLVRALTHGAADPADPRCTAHLHCPPLAVATAADLAVSALNPSLDSWDQAPAACALEALTCRALAELVHPDGPAPDALVTTGGTESNQLALLLAREAAGGIGSPLRIICGGNAHHSIHRAAWFLGLPAPHTLPTPTGVLDPAALHTALDRLPDADAPTLVVATAGTTDTGAIDPLPDIADVCDHHAATLHIDAAYGAPLLFSDTLHKRLHGLDRAPTVALDLHKLGWQPVAAGLLAVPDSAALAPLAHHAEYLNADDDTEAGMPDLLGRSFRTTRRPDIFKIAVTLRALGRRGLGDLVDHVCAAAQHLADLIETRPGLELYARPTISTVLFRPTGAPPAAVAALRRRLLHHGTAVLGRAATPEGLWLKATVLNPHTQPDDLRGLLELVEGHTTP, encoded by the coding sequence ATGCCCGTGCCCGCATCCGGAACCGCCCGCCTCCTCGCCGGGGGCCAAGGCGGACCGGGCGTGCTCCGCCCGATGGTCGACACCGTCCTCGACGCCCTCGCCCACGGCGCCGCCGACCGCGGCGGGCCACTCCCGGCCGGGGGACCGGCCGCGGTGGACCGGCGGATACGCGGTGCGGCCCGGCCGCTCATCCCCGACGAAGGGGAGGGGCCCCACCACGCGCTGCGCACCCTCGTCCGCGCCCTCACCCACGGCGCGGCCGACCCCGCGGACCCGCGCTGCACCGCCCATCTGCACTGCCCGCCGCTCGCCGTGGCCACCGCCGCGGACCTCGCGGTATCCGCGCTCAACCCCTCCCTCGACTCCTGGGACCAGGCCCCCGCCGCCTGCGCACTGGAGGCGCTGACCTGCCGCGCCCTGGCCGAGCTCGTCCACCCCGACGGCCCCGCCCCCGACGCGCTCGTCACCACCGGCGGCACCGAGTCCAACCAGCTCGCACTGCTCCTCGCCCGCGAAGCCGCGGGCGGCATCGGCAGCCCCCTGCGGATCATCTGCGGCGGCAACGCCCACCACAGCATCCACCGCGCCGCCTGGTTCCTCGGGCTGCCCGCACCCCACACCCTCCCCACCCCCACCGGCGTCCTCGACCCGGCCGCCCTCCACACCGCCCTGGACCGGCTGCCCGACGCCGACGCCCCCACCCTCGTCGTCGCCACCGCCGGCACCACCGACACCGGAGCCATCGACCCGCTCCCCGACATCGCCGACGTCTGCGACCACCACGCCGCCACCCTCCACATCGACGCCGCCTACGGCGCACCCCTCCTCTTCAGCGACACCCTCCACAAACGGCTCCACGGACTCGACCGCGCCCCCACCGTCGCCCTCGACCTGCACAAACTCGGCTGGCAGCCGGTCGCCGCCGGCCTCCTCGCCGTCCCCGACAGCGCCGCCCTCGCCCCGCTGGCCCACCACGCCGAGTACCTCAACGCCGACGACGACACCGAAGCGGGAATGCCCGACCTGCTCGGCCGCTCCTTCCGCACCACCCGCCGCCCCGACATCTTCAAGATCGCCGTCACCCTGCGGGCACTCGGCCGGCGCGGCCTCGGCGACCTCGTCGACCACGTCTGCGCCGCCGCCCAGCACCTCGCCGACCTCATCGAGACCCGCCCCGGACTCGAGCTCTACGCCCGCCCCACCATCAGCACCGTCCTCTTCCGCCCCACCGGGGCACCACCCGCCGCCGTCGCCGCGCTGCGCCGCCGCCTCCTCCACCACGGCACGGCCGTCCTCGGCCGCGCCGCCACCCCCGAGGGGCTATGGCTCAAGGCCACCGTTCTCAACCCGCACACCCAGCCCGACGATCTGCGCGGGCTGCTCGAACTCGTGGAAGGCCACACCACCCCATGA
- a CDS encoding lysine N(6)-hydroxylase/L-ornithine N(5)-oxygenase family protein, with product MSTEQPPTPAADPAPAAGSAPGVDRPLDLAGIGIGPFNLSLAALAHGVPALRTAFYEQRPAFHWHPGLLIDGATIQVPFLADLVTLADPGSPWTFLQYLTAHERLFPFYVAERFHIERAEYDAYCRWVSEQLPGLHFDHRVDAVRWDHEYELFEIDFTRLGGPADDAHAPHPTGTDEDGRALGRAYARNIVLGVGTEPYVPEPLRPLADAPNVPVLHSCDYLEHRERLLATGHVTVVGSGQSGAEVFLDLLRNRPLGAEGLHWMARTPAFAPMEYSKLGLEQFSPDYTRYFHTLPEPVRDQLLPRQWQLYKGIAHETLDAIHHELYRRALHADGWPGVVLTPGVTVRTAGRIAAARLELHLEHTEQGTRARHTTEAVVLATGYRERRVDTLLAALDPYVRRDASERPRVDADHRLVLDPMIKGSVYVQNAERHTHGVGTPDLGLAAWRSAVILNSLLAEPAYRLPSRTAFTAFGLQPSGRCGTVIGGPHLPDQRAPLAPTRT from the coding sequence ATGAGCACCGAACAACCCCCCACCCCCGCCGCCGATCCCGCCCCCGCCGCCGGATCCGCCCCCGGCGTCGACCGGCCCCTGGACCTGGCCGGTATCGGCATCGGCCCGTTCAACCTCTCCCTCGCCGCCCTCGCCCACGGCGTCCCCGCCCTGCGCACCGCCTTCTACGAACAGCGGCCCGCCTTCCACTGGCACCCCGGCCTGCTCATCGACGGCGCCACCATCCAAGTCCCCTTCCTCGCCGACCTGGTCACCCTCGCCGACCCCGGCAGCCCCTGGACCTTCCTCCAGTACCTCACGGCCCATGAGCGGCTCTTCCCCTTCTACGTCGCCGAGCGCTTCCACATCGAGCGCGCCGAATACGACGCCTACTGCCGCTGGGTCAGCGAACAGCTCCCCGGACTCCACTTCGACCACCGCGTCGACGCCGTCCGCTGGGACCACGAATACGAGCTCTTCGAAATCGACTTCACCCGGCTCGGCGGCCCGGCCGACGACGCCCACGCGCCCCACCCCACCGGGACCGACGAGGACGGCAGGGCCCTCGGCCGCGCCTACGCCCGCAACATCGTCCTCGGCGTCGGCACCGAACCGTACGTCCCCGAACCCCTGCGCCCCCTCGCCGACGCCCCCAACGTCCCCGTCCTCCACTCCTGCGACTACCTCGAACACCGCGAGCGGCTCCTGGCCACCGGCCACGTCACCGTCGTCGGCTCCGGCCAGTCCGGCGCCGAAGTCTTCCTCGACCTGCTGCGCAACCGGCCGCTGGGCGCCGAAGGGCTCCACTGGATGGCCCGCACCCCCGCCTTCGCGCCCATGGAATACAGCAAACTCGGCCTGGAGCAGTTCAGCCCCGACTACACCCGCTACTTCCACACCCTCCCCGAACCCGTCCGCGACCAGCTGCTGCCCCGCCAGTGGCAGCTCTACAAGGGCATCGCCCACGAGACCCTCGACGCCATCCACCACGAGCTCTACCGCCGCGCCCTGCACGCCGACGGCTGGCCCGGCGTCGTCCTCACCCCCGGCGTCACCGTCCGCACCGCCGGCCGTATCGCCGCCGCCCGCCTCGAACTCCACCTGGAACACACCGAGCAGGGCACCCGCGCCCGCCACACCACCGAGGCCGTCGTCCTCGCCACCGGCTACCGCGAGCGCCGCGTCGACACCCTGCTCGCCGCCCTCGACCCCTACGTCCGCCGGGACGCCTCCGAGCGCCCCCGCGTCGACGCCGACCACCGCCTCGTCCTCGACCCCATGATCAAGGGCTCGGTCTACGTCCAGAACGCCGAGCGCCACACCCATGGCGTCGGCACCCCCGACCTCGGCCTCGCCGCCTGGCGCTCCGCCGTCATCCTCAACTCGCTGCTCGCGGAACCCGCCTATCGGCTGCCGTCCCGCACCGCGTTCACCGCCTTCGGCCTCCAGCCGTCGGGGCGGTGCGGCACCGTCATCGGCGGCCCGCACCTCCCCGACCAGCGCGCCCCCCTCGCCCCCACGCGCACCTGA
- a CDS encoding bifunctional metallophosphatase/5'-nucleotidase: MPLNRRKFLGRTAATSAGAALASAAAAVPAEARGHGRPRRRYAFTVMGTTDLHGNVFNWDYFTDAEFDDTAHNDVGLAKISTLVDHVRKEKGRRNTLLIDAGDTIQGTQLSYYYARVDPITGEGGPVHPMAQAMNAIGYDAAALGNHEFNYGIPVLRKFEEQCDFPLLGANALDAKTLRPAFAPYWMTRLRTPCGRDVKVAVLGLTNPGIAIWDKVNVQGKMTFPGLEEQAAKWVPRLRSMGADVVIVSAHSGTSGTSSYGDQVPYVENAAALVAEKVAGIDAILVGHAHVEIPESRVVNKETGREVVLSEPLKWGQRLTLFDFELEWERGRWQVASVSAKVLNSNAAEEDPRIVGLLGDEHKKVVGYVNQTIGTCSAAMTATEAPYKDVPIIDFINHVQSETVKAALAGTEYAALPVLSQASCFSRTAAIPAGDVTIRQVAGLYPFENTLEARVLTGAQLKEYLEFSARYYVQTPAGGDVDPSKLTNAGNTPDYNYDAVGGLTYEIDIAKAPGSRIAKLSFEGKPIDEKAQFVLAVNNYRASGGGNFPHVASAKQVWANSEEIRNTIIAWVQAEKSIEVSRFASVDWKLTRDGVPVF; this comes from the coding sequence ATGCCGCTCAACCGTCGGAAGTTCCTGGGCCGCACCGCGGCGACCAGTGCGGGGGCCGCCCTCGCCTCGGCCGCGGCCGCCGTCCCGGCCGAGGCGCGGGGTCACGGGCGCCCCCGGCGGCGGTACGCCTTCACCGTGATGGGCACGACCGATCTGCACGGCAACGTCTTCAACTGGGACTACTTCACCGACGCCGAGTTCGACGACACGGCGCACAACGATGTGGGCCTGGCGAAGATCTCCACGCTGGTCGATCATGTCCGTAAGGAGAAGGGGCGCCGCAATACGCTGCTGATCGACGCGGGCGACACCATCCAGGGCACCCAGCTGTCGTACTACTACGCCAGGGTGGACCCGATCACCGGGGAAGGCGGCCCGGTGCATCCCATGGCGCAGGCGATGAACGCGATCGGCTATGACGCGGCGGCGCTGGGCAACCATGAGTTCAACTACGGCATCCCGGTGCTGCGGAAGTTCGAGGAGCAGTGCGACTTTCCGCTGCTGGGGGCGAACGCGCTGGACGCGAAGACGCTGCGGCCCGCCTTCGCGCCGTACTGGATGACGCGGCTGCGCACCCCGTGCGGGCGGGATGTGAAGGTGGCGGTGCTGGGGCTGACCAATCCGGGCATCGCGATCTGGGACAAGGTCAATGTGCAGGGGAAGATGACCTTCCCGGGGCTGGAGGAGCAGGCGGCGAAGTGGGTGCCGCGGCTGCGGTCGATGGGCGCGGACGTGGTGATCGTCTCGGCGCATTCGGGGACCAGCGGCACCTCCAGCTACGGCGACCAGGTGCCGTATGTGGAGAACGCGGCGGCGCTGGTGGCCGAGAAGGTGGCGGGGATCGACGCGATCCTGGTGGGCCACGCGCATGTGGAGATCCCGGAGTCACGGGTGGTCAACAAGGAGACCGGGCGCGAGGTCGTGCTGTCGGAGCCGCTCAAGTGGGGTCAGCGGCTGACCCTCTTCGACTTCGAGCTGGAGTGGGAGCGGGGGCGCTGGCAGGTGGCGTCGGTGTCGGCGAAGGTGCTGAACTCCAACGCGGCCGAGGAGGACCCGCGGATCGTGGGGCTGCTCGGGGATGAGCACAAGAAGGTCGTCGGCTATGTGAATCAGACCATCGGCACCTGCTCGGCGGCGATGACGGCGACCGAGGCGCCGTACAAGGATGTGCCGATCATCGACTTCATCAACCATGTGCAGTCGGAGACGGTGAAGGCGGCGCTGGCGGGGACGGAGTACGCGGCGCTGCCGGTGCTCTCGCAGGCGTCGTGCTTCTCCCGTACGGCGGCGATTCCGGCCGGGGACGTCACGATCCGGCAGGTGGCGGGGTTGTATCCGTTCGAGAACACGCTGGAGGCGCGGGTGCTGACGGGCGCCCAGCTCAAGGAGTATCTGGAGTTCTCGGCGCGGTATTACGTACAGACTCCGGCGGGCGGCGATGTGGACCCGTCGAAGCTGACGAACGCCGGCAACACGCCCGACTACAACTACGACGCGGTCGGCGGCCTGACGTACGAGATCGATATCGCGAAGGCGCCGGGCTCGCGGATCGCGAAGCTGAGCTTCGAGGGCAAGCCGATCGATGAGAAGGCGCAGTTCGTGCTGGCGGTGAACAACTACCGGGCGAGCGGGGGCGGCAACTTCCCGCATGTGGCCTCCGCGAAGCAGGTGTGGGCCAACTCGGAGGAGATCCGGAACACGATCATCGCCTGGGTGCAGGCGGAGAAGTCGATCGAGGTGTCGCGGTTCGCGTCGGTGGACTGGAAGCTGACCCGGGACGGCGTTCCGGTGTTCTAG
- a CDS encoding SIMPL domain-containing protein: MDQPAHPTQPPQSAAPAPAPAASVPAAPVPYGTPDTPHVAVRGEATLEVDPEIARLTITVSARGADRRTALDDLTRRNNQVLALVKPYGEAVEKLETGAFSVTPEINPKSRHERVRAYHGRVHLTATLTDFTALGELTTRLADLELTRVDGPWWGLRPDSPAYGRARQQAVREAVQRAREYAGALGSRLVALTELADLEAEQGPFQPVAAATRGRSAFGGPADRDAAAPLDLEPQRQTVYAHVNARFTITPPEL; encoded by the coding sequence ATGGACCAGCCGGCCCACCCCACCCAGCCGCCGCAGTCCGCCGCCCCCGCGCCCGCGCCCGCCGCCTCCGTACCCGCCGCCCCCGTGCCCTACGGCACCCCCGACACCCCGCACGTCGCCGTCCGCGGCGAGGCGACGCTGGAGGTCGACCCCGAGATCGCCCGGCTCACCATCACCGTCAGCGCCCGCGGCGCCGACCGGCGCACCGCGCTCGACGACCTCACCCGCCGCAACAACCAGGTCCTCGCACTCGTGAAGCCCTACGGCGAAGCCGTCGAGAAGCTGGAGACCGGCGCCTTCTCCGTCACCCCCGAGATCAACCCCAAGAGCCGCCATGAGCGCGTACGGGCCTACCACGGCCGGGTGCACCTCACCGCGACCCTCACCGACTTCACCGCCCTCGGCGAGCTCACCACCCGCCTCGCCGACCTCGAGCTCACCCGCGTCGACGGCCCCTGGTGGGGACTGCGCCCCGACTCGCCCGCCTACGGCCGGGCCCGGCAGCAGGCGGTGCGGGAGGCCGTGCAGCGGGCCCGCGAGTACGCCGGAGCGCTCGGCTCCCGGCTGGTCGCGCTCACCGAGCTCGCCGACCTCGAGGCCGAGCAGGGCCCCTTCCAGCCCGTGGCCGCCGCCACGCGCGGCCGGTCCGCCTTCGGCGGCCCCGCCGACCGGGACGCCGCCGCCCCGCTCGACCTCGAACCGCAGCGCCAGACGGTGTACGCCCATGTCAACGCGCGCTTCACGATCACCCCTCCCGAGCTCTGA